In the Quercus lobata isolate SW786 chromosome 5, ValleyOak3.0 Primary Assembly, whole genome shotgun sequence genome, one interval contains:
- the LOC115992415 gene encoding probable N-acetyltransferase HLS1: MSVKVAAEYLPKQACRVETAEKKVVVVREYEEREKLAVEELERQCEAGQQQQGKPSLFTDLMGDPLCRARHVPLHIMLVAEYGEGEIVGVIRGCIKTVTRGNSIYVKLAYILGLRVSLTHRRLGIGTKLVQKLEEWCKQKGAEYAYMATDYTNEASINLFTQKCSYMKFRTPTMLVQPVHAHHKPIGSSIAIVKLTPQLAESIYHRTFANSEFFPKDIDNILSNKLNLGTFMALPKNSFLKWDPKTGILPPSFAILSVWNTKEVFKLQVMGVSKLTYLCCMGTRLVDACMPWLRLPSFPDVFRQFGVYTLYGLHMEGQTKRTARSLMKSLCAFAHNLARDEVGCGAVVAEVGQWDPVREAIPHWKRFSWAEDLWCIKKLADSSEKCDTADWIKSQSSNSSVIFVDPRDF; the protein is encoded by the exons ATGTCAGTGAAGGTAGCCGCCGAGTACTTGCCAAAACAGGCCTGCAGGGTTGAAACAGCAGAGAAGAAGGTGGTTGTAGTGAGAGAgtatgaagagagagagaagttggCAGTGGAAGAGCTTGAGAGACAGTGTGAAGCAGGGCAGCAGCAGCAGGGGAAGCCTTCACTTTTCACTGACCTAATGGGCGACCCCTTATGCCGTGCCCGTCACGTCCCACTACACATCATgctg GTTGCGGAATATGGAGAGGGAGAGATTGTGGGGGTAATAAGAGGGTGTATAAAAACTGTGACGAGGGGGAATTcaatttatgtaaagttggctTATATTCTGGGACTACGGGTCTCTCTCACGCACAG GAGGCTTGGAATTGGCACAAAACTGGTTCAGAAGTTAGAAGAATGGTGCAAGCAAAAGGGCGCAGAATATGCATACATGGCCACCGATTACACCAACGAGGCCTCCATTAATTTATTTACCCAAAAATGTTCATACATGAAATTTCGAACTCCTACCATGTTGGTACAGCCTGTTCATGCTCATCACAAGCCAATTGGCTCGAGCATTGCAATCGTTAAACTCACCCCACAACTTGCTGAGTCAATTTATCATCGAACCTTTGCCAATTCAGAATTCTTCCCTAAAGATATAGACAATATTTTAAGTAACAAGCTCAATTTGGGCACATTCATGGCTCTCCCCAAGAATTCCTTCCTTAAGTGGGATCCAAAAACAGGTATTCTCCCACCAAGCTTCGCAATTCTAAGCGTGTGGAACACTAAGGAAGTGTTCAAGTTACAAGTGATGGGTGTGTCAAAGTTAACGTACTTGTGTTGCATGGGAACTAGGTTGGTGGATGCATGTATGCCATGGCTAAGGTTACCTTCATTTCCTGATGTTTTTAGACAATTTGGGGTTTACACTTTGTATGGTTTGCACATGGAAGGTCAAACAAAACGTACTGCTCGCAGTCTCATGAAGTCTCTATGTGCATTTGCACATAATTTGGCTAGAGATGAGGTTGGATGTGGGGCTGTGGTCGCAGAGGTGGGCCAGTGGGACCCGGTTAGGGAGGCCATCCCACATTGGAAGAGATTTTCATGGGCTGAGGATCTGTGGTGCATTAAGAAGCTAGCAGATTCTAGTGAAAAATGTGACACAGCTGATTGGATCAAATCCCAATCCTCTAATTCATCTGTTATTTTTGTTGATCCACGGGATTTTTGA